One part of the Sphaeramia orbicularis unplaced genomic scaffold, fSphaOr1.1, whole genome shotgun sequence genome encodes these proteins:
- the LOC115416380 gene encoding leucine-rich repeat-containing protein 3-like, protein MCALSDRKSGTLLNMQDLAWPRTALLSDGFALLCGLLCGICLASFPASACPTSCHCIEKSGLTVVQCMSRNLDRVPPDLPRDTVVLLLASNHITHVPNHAFRELHYLQELDLSNNDIETVDSGAFQGVSDSLLILDLSNNHIQSVPKEAFAHLRAKISLSNNPWHCECTLQEVLRELRLDPETVNEVVCHSAVQEEYAGKPVIQVLDSGINFCNFHHKTTDVAMFVTMFGWFTMVIAYVIYYVRHNQEDARRHLEYLKSLPSSSHTSKDLDTISTVL, encoded by the coding sequence ATGTGTGCTCTGTCTGACAGGAAAAGTGGGACGCTGCTGAATATGCAGGATTTAGCCTGGCCCCGAACGGCCCTCCTCTCCGACGGCTTCGCTCTGCTCTGTGGGCTGCTCTGTGGAATATGTCTCGCCTCCTTCCCGGCGTCGGCCTGTCCCACCAGCTGTCACTGCATAGAGAAGAGTGGTCTGACGGTGGTCCAGTGCATGTCCCGAAACCTGGACCGGGTCCCACCAGACCTCCCGAGAGATACCGTGGTTTTACTTTTGGCGTCCAACCACATCACCCACGTCCCCAACCACGCCTTCAGAGAACTGCACTACCTTCAGGAGTTGGACCTGTCCAACAATGACATTGAAACGGTGGACAGCGGGGCGTTCCAGGGGGTTTCCGACAGCCTGCTTATCCTGGACCTGTCCAACAACCACATCCAAAGCGTCCCCAAGGAGGCGTTCGCCCACCTTCGAGCCAAAATTAGCCTGTCGAACAACCCGTGGCATTGTGAGTGTACGCTGCAAGAGGTCCTGAGAGAACTGCGTCTGGACCCCGAGACGGTGAACGAGGTGGTCTGCCACAGCGCCGTGCAGGAGGAGTACGCAGGAAAACCAGTCATCCAGGTGCTGGACTCAGGGATCAACTTCTGCAACTTCCACCATAAGACCACCGACGTAGccatgttcgtcaccatgttcgGATGGTTCACTATGGTGATCGCATACGTCATTTACTACGTCAGACACAATCAGGAGGACGCACGGAGGCACCTGGAGTACCTTAAGTCACTGCCCAGCAGCTCCCACACCAGCAAGGACCTGGACACCATCAGCACCGTTCTGTAG